In Nocardioides sp. JS614, the sequence CGACCACGCACGAGGTCGAGGAGGGCGCCCGCTTCCACATCGTGACGCAGAAGCCCGCGATCGCCGACTTCCGCACCGTCCAGGTCAACGCCTTCGGCTTCGGCGGGCAGAACGCCTCGATCGTGGTGACGCGGCCATGAGCGCGACCGTGGACGGCACCCGCCGGGACGCCGTGGCCCGCTGCGCCGCGCAGTGGTCCCGCTGCTCCCAGGCCGGCGACTTCGACGGCATGCTCGCCCTCACCGCCCCCGGCATGACCGCGTGGCAGACCGGTGGTCAACCGCCCCGGCTGTTCATCGACGCGCTCGCCGACATCCGCGCGATGCGCGAGCGGATGGGGCCGTGGGAATACCTGTACCCGCGCCTGATCGTCGACGAGCGCGGCTTCTGCGAGCAGCACGTCGTCCGGTTCACCCGTCCGGACGGCAGCGTGCGCGACTTCACCGCCTGCGTCGTGGCCGAGGTGGACGAGCGGGGCCTCATCTCCCGGCTCGACGAGTACCTCGACCCCGCCCGCAGCTCGACCTGGGTGGCCTGAGCCACCACGCCCGGAACGTCACC encodes:
- a CDS encoding nuclear transport factor 2 family protein, whose amino-acid sequence is MSATVDGTRRDAVARCAAQWSRCSQAGDFDGMLALTAPGMTAWQTGGQPPRLFIDALADIRAMRERMGPWEYLYPRLIVDERGFCEQHVVRFTRPDGSVRDFTACVVAEVDERGLISRLDEYLDPARSSTWVA